From the genome of Nocardia sp. NBC_01503, one region includes:
- a CDS encoding acetyl-CoA C-acetyltransferase, with protein sequence MTTEAYIYEAIRTPRGRNKKGSLHSVKPIDLTTGLVAELRNRFPNLDEDRISDIILGVVSPVGDQGADIARTTVLTAGLPDTVGGIQINRFCASGLEAVNLAAQKVRSGFDDLVIAGGVESMSRVPMGSDGGAMFMDPKTSYEAYIVPQGISADLIATIEGFTRDDVDAYAVRSQDRAAEAWKNGYFNGSVVPVKDINGLTVLDNDEHMRPGTTAADLGKLNPAFAGIGEMGGFDAVAMQRYTYVEAINHVHHGGNSSGIVDGAALVLVGNEDAGKASGLTPRARVVATATSGADATIMLTGPTPAAFKALAKAGLSVDDIDLFEINEAFASVVLKFQKDLAIPDEKLNVNGGAIAMGHPLGATGAMITGTMVDELHRRNARYALVTLCIGGGMGVATIIERV encoded by the coding sequence ATGACCACAGAGGCCTACATTTACGAGGCCATCCGCACCCCGCGCGGCCGTAACAAGAAGGGGTCGCTGCATTCGGTCAAGCCGATCGATCTGACCACCGGTCTGGTCGCGGAGCTGCGGAACCGTTTCCCGAACCTCGATGAGGATCGGATCTCGGACATCATCCTGGGTGTTGTTTCCCCCGTCGGTGACCAGGGTGCGGATATCGCCCGCACCACCGTGCTGACCGCGGGCCTGCCCGACACCGTCGGCGGTATCCAGATCAACCGCTTCTGCGCCTCCGGCCTCGAGGCCGTCAACCTGGCCGCCCAGAAGGTCCGCTCCGGCTTCGATGACCTGGTCATCGCCGGTGGCGTCGAGTCCATGTCCCGCGTGCCGATGGGTTCCGACGGCGGCGCCATGTTCATGGACCCGAAGACCTCCTACGAGGCTTACATTGTCCCGCAGGGCATTTCGGCCGACCTGATCGCCACCATCGAGGGCTTCACCCGCGATGATGTCGACGCCTACGCCGTCCGCTCGCAGGACCGCGCCGCCGAAGCCTGGAAGAACGGCTACTTCAACGGCTCCGTCGTTCCGGTCAAGGACATCAACGGCCTGACCGTGCTGGACAACGACGAGCACATGCGTCCCGGCACCACCGCCGCCGACCTCGGCAAGCTGAACCCCGCCTTCGCCGGCATCGGCGAGATGGGCGGCTTCGACGCCGTGGCCATGCAGCGCTACACCTACGTCGAGGCCATCAACCACGTGCACCACGGTGGTAACTCCTCGGGCATCGTCGACGGCGCCGCGCTGGTGCTGGTCGGCAACGAGGATGCCGGTAAGGCCTCGGGCCTGACCCCGCGCGCCCGCGTCGTCGCGACCGCCACCTCGGGTGCGGACGCCACCATCATGCTGACCGGCCCGACCCCGGCCGCGTTCAAGGCTCTCGCCAAGGCGGGCCTGAGCGTCGATGACATCGACCTGTTCGAGATCAACGAGGCGTTCGCCTCCGTCGTGCTGAAGTTCCAGAAGGATCTGGCGATCCCGGACGAGAAGCTGAACGTCAACGGCGGCGCGATCGCGATGGGCCACCCGCTGGGCGCCACCGGCGCGATGATCACCGGCACCATGGTCGACGAGCTGCACCGTCGCAATGCCCGCTACGCGCTGGTCACCCTGTGCATCGGCGGCGGCATGGGCGTTGCCACCATCATCGAGCGCGTCTAA
- a CDS encoding 3-hydroxyacyl-CoA dehydrogenase NAD-binding domain-containing protein, protein MTENMIGWEKDADGIVVLTMDDPNQGANTMNQLYKDSMKATVDRLYAEKDDITGVVITSGKKTFFAGGDLKNMMKTTPENAADIMEELGNIKGDLRRLEQLGKPVVSAINGAALGGGLEITLATHYRIAADVKGVQLGLPEVSLGLLPAGGGVTRITRMLGIANGLMGVLLQGNKFNPAKAKATGLINEVVGSIEELVPAAKAWIKANPDKGVQPWDVKGYKIPGGTPSTPALAANLPAFPANLRKQLKGQNMPAPQAIMAAAVEGAQVDFDNASLIESRYFVSLLTGPVAKNMIQAFFFDLQSINNGGSRPKDVPKREIKKIGVVGAGMMGAGIAYVSAKAGFEVVLKDVTIEAAERGKNYSEKLEEKALSRGKTTEEKSKALLAKITPTADAADFAGVDFVIEAVFEKPELKNAVFQEIEDIVDADALLGSNTSTLPITLLANGVKRAEDFIGIHFFSPVDKMPLVEIIRGEKTSDEALARVYDYTLAIRKTPIVVNDSRGFFTSRVIGTFINEAIMMLQENIDPATIEQAGLQAGYPAAPLKLSDELNFETMNKIFKETKAAAEAEGKAISAASLASGNVIDTMIDKFDRKGKLGGAGFYNYVDGKTAGIWEGLREAFGSKRELPEGVTLQDLKDRMLFIEAIETQKCFDEGVLTTTADANIGSIFGIGYPAWTGGVHQFIVGYPGGTAGFVARADELAAKFGERFEVPASLRK, encoded by the coding sequence ATGACTGAGAACATGATCGGCTGGGAAAAGGACGCCGACGGCATCGTCGTGCTGACCATGGACGACCCCAACCAGGGCGCCAACACCATGAACCAGCTCTACAAGGATTCGATGAAGGCGACCGTCGATCGCCTGTACGCCGAGAAGGACGACATCACCGGTGTCGTCATCACCTCCGGCAAGAAGACCTTCTTCGCCGGCGGCGACCTCAAGAACATGATGAAGACCACCCCGGAGAACGCGGCGGACATCATGGAGGAGCTCGGCAATATCAAGGGTGACCTGCGTCGCCTGGAGCAGCTGGGCAAGCCGGTCGTCTCGGCGATCAACGGCGCCGCCCTCGGTGGCGGCCTCGAGATCACCCTCGCGACCCACTACCGCATCGCGGCCGACGTCAAGGGTGTGCAGCTGGGTCTGCCCGAGGTTTCCCTCGGCCTGCTCCCCGCCGGTGGCGGCGTCACCCGCATCACCCGCATGCTGGGCATCGCCAACGGTCTGATGGGTGTGCTGTTGCAGGGCAACAAGTTCAACCCGGCCAAGGCCAAGGCCACCGGTCTGATCAACGAGGTCGTCGGCTCGATCGAGGAGCTCGTCCCCGCCGCGAAGGCGTGGATCAAGGCCAACCCGGACAAGGGCGTGCAGCCCTGGGACGTCAAGGGCTACAAGATCCCCGGCGGCACCCCGTCCACCCCGGCGCTCGCCGCCAACCTCCCGGCGTTCCCGGCCAACCTGCGCAAGCAGCTCAAGGGCCAGAACATGCCGGCGCCGCAGGCCATCATGGCCGCCGCGGTCGAGGGCGCGCAGGTCGATTTCGACAACGCGTCGCTGATCGAGTCGCGTTACTTCGTCTCGTTGCTGACCGGTCCGGTCGCGAAGAACATGATCCAGGCGTTCTTCTTCGATCTGCAGTCGATCAACAACGGCGGTTCGCGTCCCAAGGACGTCCCCAAGCGTGAGATCAAGAAGATCGGCGTCGTCGGCGCGGGCATGATGGGCGCGGGCATCGCGTACGTCTCCGCCAAGGCCGGGTTCGAGGTCGTGCTGAAGGACGTCACCATCGAGGCGGCCGAGCGCGGCAAGAACTACTCGGAGAAGCTCGAGGAGAAGGCGCTCTCGCGTGGCAAGACCACCGAGGAGAAGTCCAAGGCGCTGCTCGCCAAGATCACCCCGACCGCCGATGCGGCCGATTTCGCGGGCGTCGACTTCGTGATCGAGGCCGTCTTCGAGAAGCCGGAGCTCAAGAACGCGGTCTTCCAGGAGATCGAGGACATCGTCGACGCCGACGCGCTGCTCGGCTCGAACACCTCGACCCTGCCGATCACCCTGCTGGCCAACGGTGTGAAGCGGGCCGAGGACTTCATCGGCATCCACTTCTTCTCCCCCGTGGACAAGATGCCGCTGGTCGAGATCATCCGCGGCGAGAAGACCTCCGACGAGGCCCTCGCCCGGGTGTACGACTACACCCTCGCGATCCGCAAGACCCCGATCGTGGTCAACGACAGCCGCGGCTTCTTCACCTCGCGCGTGATCGGCACCTTCATCAATGAAGCGATCATGATGCTCCAGGAGAACATCGATCCCGCGACCATCGAGCAGGCCGGTCTGCAGGCGGGCTACCCGGCCGCGCCGCTGAAGCTGAGCGATGAGCTCAACTTCGAGACCATGAACAAGATCTTCAAGGAGACCAAGGCCGCCGCCGAGGCCGAGGGCAAGGCCATCTCGGCCGCCTCGCTCGCGTCGGGCAACGTCATCGACACGATGATCGACAAGTTCGACCGCAAGGGCAAGCTGGGCGGCGCGGGCTTCTACAACTACGTCGACGGCAAGACCGCCGGCATCTGGGAGGGCCTGCGCGAGGCCTTCGGTTCCAAGCGTGAGCTGCCCGAGGGCGTCACCCTGCAGGACCTCAAGGACCGCATGCTGTTCATCGAGGCCATCGAGACCCAGAAGTGCTTCGACGAGGGTGTGCTGACCACCACCGCCGACGCCAATATCGGCTCGATCTTCGGCATCGGCTACCCGGCCTGGACCGGTGGCGTGCACCAGTTCATCGTCGGCTACCCCGGTGGCACCGCGGGCTTCGTCGCCCGTGCGGACGAGCTGGCCGCCAAGTTCGGCGAGCGTTTCGAGGTTCCGGCCTCGCTGCGTAAGTAG